A region of the Methanobrevibacter ruminantium M1 genome:
CGGAACTTCCCTTGGAGGAACAATTGTTGGATTCAGGGTAACTTTCGACTGGGACCAAACGGCAAGTTCCCCAGAGTTTACAGAGCCTGATGACAGCTATCATGGATTGATTTATACTGAAGCATTCGGCAATGCAGCATACATTACAAAGGCACGTGTTCAGATGATGAGAGACCTTGGTACATGCATAAGCCCATTTAACTCATTTCTACTTCTTCAAGGACTTGAAACCATGTCCCTTAGGGTTAAGCAACATACAGAGAATGCCCTTGAAGTTGCAAAGTTCTTAGACAATCATGAGCTTGTATCATGGGTCAACTATCCTGGCCTTGAAGACAATCCAAACCATGAGATTGCTAAAAAGTATTTAGGAGACAAATTCGGCTGCGTTCTTGGATTTGGAATAAAAGGAGGAATAGAGGAAGGCAAGAAGTTTATTGAAAGCGTTGAACTATTATCCCACCTTGCTAACATATGTGATGCTAAGACATTGGTTGTGCATCCTGCTTCCACAACACATTCCACATTAAGCCCTGAAGAGCAAATAGCAAATGGAGTGACTCCAGACTTTATTAGGATGTCTGTGGGAATTGAGAATGTGGAAGATATCATTGCTGATATTGATCAGGCGTTAAAAAAAAGCGGTTGAATAGTTTTAAGACTATTTAAGAACTAGTGATTTTTAAAAATAAATAATAGAGGATAAAACCTCTTTAAAAAATAATTTTCTTTTTTTTATATAAATAATGACTTTAAAAAGTAATTTTCTTTTTTTAATTAGAAAAATAATGACTTAAAAATTAGTTTTCTCTTTTTTATAATAATGATAAAGTCATCTAATATAATTGTGGCCCAGTATACTCATTTTCCTCTGTATATACTCTAATTAAGGTATCTACAGTATCAGCATACATCAACCTATATCCAATGGCCCCTCCAAACTTGCTTTCTAGATTATTTAAAGACTTGTTGGCAGCATCGCTTCCATTATTGATTACATACCACATTCCATGTGGGGTATAGATGAAAAGCTCTCCATAGCCATCTTCTGCTCCGTTTTTAAAGCTGTCTGCAGGGTCATAGATCTTTGTTGAATGGATTGCAAGTCTGGACAGGTCTTGTTTTGGCTGTGTTCCGCTTTTAAATAGCATATTCAACCAATTATAGCATTGGTCCTTAAACTGAACCTTTTTTATAGGGTCAGACATTTTCTCTTCAATATTTGCCCTTCTTTTTGCAAGAGTGTTTGTTATTCCAAGTATCTCTTCAACCTTGGCAACATCTTCCTCCAGGCACCTGTATCCTTCAGGCCTTCCTGTTACCTTGATATTGCCTTCTACAAAGTCCATTCTTTTCCATTTTCTCATATAGGGCTTTACCTTTTCCCAGTCTTCATCAGGTATCTTCTTATTCAATCCATAAAGGTAGCCATATTCACAGGCATCATAGCACTTTGTTTCCAGTTTCAATTCATTATCTGTCATTTTATCTCCTGCAAGTATGTTTATAAATTAAAAAATAATTTTAATTTTAAGAATTATTTATCTATATTAATCCATTTAATCAATATTAATGTTAATGCTTAGCTTTTCACCGCAATTGGTACAGTATTTAGCATCTTTTCTAATCTTAGCACCACAATAAGGACATTCTATCTTGTTTTTATCAACTATGCCCCTAATTAAGCCTTCTACGTGAAGCTTGCCCTCATAGAAAGCGATTCTTTTTCGAACTCTAATCAAGTCATAATTGATTAGAAGGTGATCGATCTGCTCTTCCTTAGTGGCATGGAGAGGCAATTTAAAGTATGTGGCTATCTCAAAGAAGACATCATCATCGGCTAATGATCTTTTTATCTCTCTAATGTCATCTAGAACCATCTCCAATCTGGATTCTATATAGCCATAGGAATAGTTGTTTATGATATAGTCTATCTTTTCAAAGCGATTGAATGAATTAGGAACAGTTGAAAACTCTTTCAAGAATATGTTGAATGTGGCATCATCCAAGGCATCTAAACGAACATAGTGGTCCTTTTTAAATGAGATAAGCTTGATTCTATCTTCTATTTCGTAGTAGTTGTAGTTAGATACGATATGGTCTATGATAGATACCTTATTGTTTTCTACAATTGCTAGCTTTTTAGTTAGAATCTTGAATACGTCCCCATCCAATTCATTTAGCATCTTTGTAAATTCTTCTTTAGATACTTCAGGACGTGAACTATCTTTTTCAGGTGCTTGTGAAGCTTGTGTTTCTTCTAAGTCTTCAGAAGAATTTGAATCTTTATCTGATTCATCTAAATTTTCAGTAGAATCTGAATCTTCATCATCTGAAATTTTTACTTCAACTTCATCTGATTTTCCATCATCTGCTCCTTCAATATTTACTTTTACAGTAGAATCATCATTAGAACTAATATTATCACTCTCTTTATTATCAGAATCATCTATATCATTAATATCACTATCAGCAGGATTATTAAGATTAGAATTTGATATGGAATCATTCATGCCCTCTACAAGATTGCCATCGCTGTCCACAATCACATTAGGGAATGAATTAAGCCCTTCTATTATGTCTTCCTCAGACTTGTTCTTATAGATATAATAGGCAATCTCTTCCTTTGGAGACAATTCCAATGGATTTATGTCAAAGTAATTGATACCAAAGAGATTGTTTCTTTTTACTTTAGGCTCTTCCTCTTTTTCTTCCTCTTCATCATCTATATAAAAGCTGATTATATGGTTCTTTGGGTTAACGTCATAGTCCTTGAAGATATTATTGTCAAAATCAGAGACCTTTATCCAGTTTTCTATCATTTCCTCTGGAGCATTGAGATAATTTGCAAGGAACAGCAGCTTAATGTCTTCCAGGTTTCTAAGCTCATCATAGGTCTTAAAGCTTTCCCTTGCCTTGTCCATTTCAATATAAATGATATAGTCTGAATAGTTGATCATAAGGTTATATATTATGTCAAGGCGGTCTAAAAAGAAGCTGTATGCATTCATGTTCTTTATAAGGATTCTAAATAAGACCTCATCCAATGAGTCCAGGCTGTTGAAGAGGTCTATCTTTGCAAAAAATTCACTGGCCTTTTGGTGTAGCTCAGTTGGAGAGTAGTTTGAAATAAGATAATATGCCTTATCCTTACGGCTCTCTTTATTTTCCAAAGCCTTGAGGTTATTATAGTCTAGAGAGGAATAGTTAAAGCATATGAATGAAAATACGTCATCATCAAATCCAAGCATATCATTATAGAAGACCATCTTCTTATCTGCTATCTCAATTGCAGTTTTCATTTGGCTTATTGAATAGTTATCAAAAATGCAGTTAATGAGGGTTTCCCTTTCCCCAATCTCATCAGATAGGTTGAAGTGGCAAACAATCAGATTGAAGTACTCATCATCCAATTCCTCCAGTTCAGCTATGATTTCCCTTTTCAATTCAGCTTCATATATGGCGTATTCTATCTTATCCTTGGAGTAATTTGTGATTATATAGCTAATCTGCTCCTCCTTGTCGTCCTCTGGAACGTCAAGGCCCATTGCAACTAGACCAAAGATATCATCTTCAAGAGAGTCTAAAGTTTCTGTTGCCTCTATTTCAAATGTATTGTATTCGTCTATCAGGTCATCTATTGTGTCCTGGCTGTAGTTGGATGTGATGAATTCTATCTGTTCCTTTTTTGATAGATCGGATGGAACTTCAGAGAGATTATCTAAAATAAAATTAAAAATATGTGGCTCTAGGTCATTCAAGAGCTCGTTGAATTCTAAATTATCATCTTCCATATTTTCCCCTTTATATAATTTTTAATAATTTTTCAATATAAGATTTTTTTTCTAATTAGTTGTTACTTTTTTAGTTCTTATATTTATATTTATATTAAAAACTAATAAATTTTGGTAATTTTAAAAACCAGGTTAAGGGTT
Encoded here:
- a CDS encoding O-acetylhomoserine aminocarboxypropyltransferase/cysteine synthase family protein yields the protein MTKKYGDRTLEVHAGQEEADPFTGARAAPIYQTSSYVFESAEYAANIFALKEPGNIYTRLNNPTNEVFEKRVAAIEGGVGALSQASGMAAITLAILNIAQCGDEIVSGNNLYGGTFNLFKNTLSKFGIKVNFVDSQDTKAFEDAINENTKALYCESIGNPKLDVPDFEVLADIAHRHGIPLMVDNTSAIGMVKPIEHGADIVVHSATKIIGGHGTSLGGTIVGFRVTFDWDQTASSPEFTEPDDSYHGLIYTEAFGNAAYITKARVQMMRDLGTCISPFNSFLLLQGLETMSLRVKQHTENALEVAKFLDNHELVSWVNYPGLEDNPNHEIAKKYLGDKFGCVLGFGIKGGIEEGKKFIESVELLSHLANICDAKTLVVHPASTTHSTLSPEEQIANGVTPDFIRMSVGIENVEDIIADIDQALKKSG
- a CDS encoding zinc ribbon domain-containing protein; translation: MEDDNLEFNELLNDLEPHIFNFILDNLSEVPSDLSKKEQIEFITSNYSQDTIDDLIDEYNTFEIEATETLDSLEDDIFGLVAMGLDVPEDDKEEQISYIITNYSKDKIEYAIYEAELKREIIAELEELDDEYFNLIVCHFNLSDEIGERETLINCIFDNYSISQMKTAIEIADKKMVFYNDMLGFDDDVFSFICFNYSSLDYNNLKALENKESRKDKAYYLISNYSPTELHQKASEFFAKIDLFNSLDSLDEVLFRILIKNMNAYSFFLDRLDIIYNLMINYSDYIIYIEMDKARESFKTYDELRNLEDIKLLFLANYLNAPEEMIENWIKVSDFDNNIFKDYDVNPKNHIISFYIDDEEEEKEEEPKVKRNNLFGINYFDINPLELSPKEEIAYYIYKNKSEEDIIEGLNSFPNVIVDSDGNLVEGMNDSISNSNLNNPADSDINDIDDSDNKESDNISSNDDSTVKVNIEGADDGKSDEVEVKISDDEDSDSTENLDESDKDSNSSEDLEETQASQAPEKDSSRPEVSKEEFTKMLNELDGDVFKILTKKLAIVENNKVSIIDHIVSNYNYYEIEDRIKLISFKKDHYVRLDALDDATFNIFLKEFSTVPNSFNRFEKIDYIINNYSYGYIESRLEMVLDDIREIKRSLADDDVFFEIATYFKLPLHATKEEQIDHLLINYDLIRVRKRIAFYEGKLHVEGLIRGIVDKNKIECPYCGAKIRKDAKYCTNCGEKLSININID